A section of the Streptomyces xinghaiensis S187 genome encodes:
- a CDS encoding SulP family inorganic anion transporter, with protein sequence MNRFRARALSGLLSLLPTRSDLAAMRGRPRRDLLAGLTVAVVALPLALGFGISSGLGAEAGLATAVVAGALAAVFGGSSLQVSGPTGAMTVVLVPIVHAYGASGVLMVGLMAGVLLLLLAAARAGKYMAFVPAPVVEGFTVGIALVIGLQQIPAVLGVPVPDEEKVTVAAFEAVRDYLGAPDWPAVTIALAVAGLMLAGARWRPAVPFSLLAVVAATLAAETTGLDVDRIGALPSGLPAPSLGFVDLSALSSLIAPAVAVAALAALESLLSAAVADGMTVGQKHDPDRELFGQGLANLASPLFGGVPATGAIARTAVNVRTGATSRLAALAHAVVLAVIVFTAAPLVSRIPLAALAGVLLATAVRMIEVGSVRAMARATRADALVLVLTACATLALDLVQAVVIGLVVAGALALRAVARNARLDEVPLHHEDTPGSHDAAEHALLAEHIVAYRLDGPLFFAAAHRFLLELSEVADVSVVILRMSRVTTIDASGSLVLKDAIEKLERRGITVLVSGIRDGHHRPLEALGVIGRLDATGRVFASTPEAIAAARELLHGSGVLPAPRDPRPEGPPDPVREVPREPADRAEREENPPSALPL encoded by the coding sequence GTGAACCGGTTCCGCGCACGGGCCCTCTCCGGGCTCCTCTCACTCCTGCCCACGCGCTCCGATCTCGCCGCGATGCGCGGCCGTCCGCGCCGTGACCTGCTGGCCGGCCTCACCGTGGCCGTCGTCGCGCTGCCCCTCGCCCTCGGCTTCGGCATCTCCTCGGGCCTGGGGGCCGAGGCCGGGCTGGCCACCGCGGTGGTCGCGGGGGCACTGGCCGCCGTCTTCGGCGGCTCCAGCCTCCAGGTCTCCGGGCCGACCGGGGCCATGACCGTCGTCCTGGTGCCGATCGTCCACGCCTACGGCGCCTCCGGCGTGCTCATGGTGGGGCTGATGGCGGGCGTGCTGCTCCTGCTGCTGGCCGCCGCCCGGGCCGGGAAGTACATGGCCTTCGTGCCCGCGCCCGTGGTCGAGGGCTTCACCGTGGGCATCGCCCTGGTGATCGGGCTCCAGCAGATACCCGCGGTCCTCGGCGTGCCGGTCCCGGACGAGGAGAAGGTCACGGTGGCCGCCTTCGAGGCCGTACGGGACTACCTCGGCGCCCCGGACTGGCCCGCGGTCACCATCGCGCTTGCGGTCGCCGGGCTGATGCTCGCCGGCGCGCGGTGGCGCCCGGCCGTGCCGTTCTCGCTGCTGGCCGTGGTGGCCGCGACGCTCGCCGCCGAGACGACCGGGCTGGACGTGGACCGCATCGGGGCGCTGCCGTCCGGACTCCCGGCGCCCTCGCTCGGTTTCGTCGACCTCTCCGCCCTGTCCTCGCTGATCGCCCCCGCCGTGGCGGTCGCCGCGCTGGCCGCCCTGGAATCGCTGCTCTCCGCGGCGGTCGCCGACGGCATGACCGTGGGGCAGAAGCACGACCCCGACCGCGAACTCTTCGGCCAGGGCCTCGCCAACCTCGCCTCGCCGCTCTTCGGCGGCGTGCCCGCGACCGGCGCGATCGCCCGGACCGCCGTCAACGTCCGCACCGGGGCGACCTCCCGCCTGGCGGCGCTGGCCCACGCGGTGGTCCTCGCCGTCATCGTCTTCACCGCCGCGCCACTGGTCTCCCGTATCCCGCTCGCCGCCCTGGCGGGCGTCCTGCTCGCCACCGCCGTCCGCATGATCGAGGTCGGTTCGGTGCGCGCGATGGCCCGCGCCACCCGCGCCGACGCCCTCGTACTGGTGCTCACCGCGTGCGCCACGCTGGCCCTCGACCTGGTGCAGGCGGTCGTCATCGGCCTGGTCGTCGCGGGCGCGCTGGCGCTGCGGGCGGTCGCCCGCAACGCCCGGCTGGACGAGGTGCCGCTCCACCACGAGGACACCCCCGGCAGCCACGACGCCGCCGAACACGCGCTGCTGGCCGAGCACATCGTCGCGTACCGCCTCGACGGACCGCTCTTCTTCGCCGCCGCCCACCGCTTCCTGCTGGAGCTCTCCGAGGTCGCGGACGTCTCCGTGGTGATCCTGCGCATGTCACGGGTGACCACCATCGACGCCAGCGGCTCCCTGGTGCTGAAGGACGCCATCGAGAAACTGGAACGCCGCGGGATCACCGTGCTGGTCTCCGGCATCCGCGACGGCCACCACCGCCCGCTGGAGGCGCTCGGCGTCATCGGACGGCTCGACGCCACCGGACGCGTGTTCGCCAGCACGCCCGAGGCCATCGCCGCCGCCCGCGAACTCCTCCACGGCTCCGGAGTCCTGCCCGCCCCGAGGGACCCCCGGCCGGAGGGCCCGCCCGATCCCGTACGGGAGGTTCCGCGGGAGCCCGCGGACCGGGCCGAACGGGAGGAGAACCCGCCGAGCGCTCTGCCGCTGTGA
- a CDS encoding NUDIX hydrolase yields MSPYDPSAFPPFAVTVDLVVLTVKRDALCALAVRRGEPPFQGRWALPGGFVRADEDLAAAAARELAEETGLLALDPSGPGPVDGGAHLEQLATYGDPRRDPRMRVVSVAHLVLAPDLPAPRAGGDAHSARWAPVDALLGKGGFGREGEQPAPLAFDHDRILSDGVERARSKIEYSSLATAFCPPEFTVGELRRVYESVWGVALDPRNFHRKVTGTPGFLVPTGGTTTRQGGRPAQLFRAGGATLLNPPMLRPEV; encoded by the coding sequence ATGTCGCCCTACGACCCGTCGGCCTTCCCGCCCTTCGCCGTCACCGTGGACCTGGTCGTGCTCACCGTCAAGCGCGACGCGCTCTGCGCCCTGGCCGTCCGGCGCGGTGAGCCTCCCTTCCAGGGCCGGTGGGCGCTGCCCGGCGGTTTCGTGCGGGCGGACGAGGACCTGGCGGCCGCCGCCGCCAGGGAACTCGCCGAGGAAACCGGGCTGTTGGCGCTCGACCCGTCCGGCCCGGGCCCCGTCGACGGCGGTGCCCACCTCGAACAGCTGGCGACCTACGGGGACCCGCGCCGCGATCCCCGGATGCGGGTCGTCAGCGTCGCCCATCTCGTGCTGGCCCCCGACCTTCCCGCGCCGCGGGCGGGAGGCGACGCCCACAGCGCGCGCTGGGCGCCGGTGGACGCACTGCTGGGGAAGGGCGGTTTCGGCCGTGAGGGAGAGCAGCCCGCACCGCTCGCCTTCGACCACGACCGGATCCTCTCCGACGGCGTGGAGCGGGCCCGCTCGAAGATCGAGTACTCCTCCCTGGCCACGGCGTTCTGCCCGCCGGAGTTCACCGTGGGGGAGCTGCGCCGGGTCTACGAGTCGGTCTGGGGGGTGGCGCTCGACCCCCGCAACTTCCACCGGAAGGTCACCGGCACCCCCGGGTTCCTCGTCCCCACCGGTGGCACGACCACACGTCAGGGCGGGCGCCCCGCACAGCTGTTCCGGGCCGGCGGCGCCACGCTCCTCAACCCGCCGATGCTGCGCCCGGAGGTCTGA
- a CDS encoding DUF7455 domain-containing protein: MTTVLTPASPLTAADRCDRCGAQAYLRVVLMSGGELLFCAHHGRKFEPELKKIAAEIQDETERLTATPSSASDD, translated from the coding sequence GTGACTACTGTTCTGACCCCCGCGAGCCCGCTGACGGCCGCCGACCGCTGCGACCGCTGCGGCGCCCAGGCATACCTGCGCGTCGTCCTGATGAGCGGTGGTGAACTGCTCTTCTGCGCCCACCACGGGCGCAAGTTCGAGCCGGAACTCAAGAAGATCGCCGCAGAGATACAGGACGAGACGGAGCGGCTCACCGCCACTCCCTCCTCGGCGTCGGACGACTGA
- a CDS encoding DNA gyrase/topoisomerase IV subunit B yields MTAETSVPSTALLTGADRDGGSNYTARHLLVLEGLEAVRKRPGMYIGSTDSRGLMHCLWEIIDNSVDEALGGHCDHIEVLLHDDGSVEVRDNGRGIPVDVEPKTGLSGVEVVMTKLHAGGKFGGGSYAASGGLHGVGASVVNALSSRLDVEVDRNGSTHAVSFRRGVPGIFTESGPDAPFDPTSGLIKKKRVPKSRTGTRVRFWADRQIFLKDARLSLENLHARARQTAFLVPGLTLVVRDERRPAGPDGERQEPSQEVFRYDGGISEFCEYLAQDRAVCDVLRLTGQGSFKETVPVLDDRGHMTPTEVTRELGVDIALRWGTGYDTTVRSFVNIIATPKGGTHVSGFERSLTRTVNEALRSAKLLRVAEDDVNKDDAMEGLTAVVTVRLAEPQFEGQTKEVLGTSAASRVVATVVAKELKAFLTSAKRDTRQQARAVLDKIVAAARTRIAARQHKEAQRRKTALESSSLPAKLADCRSDDVDRSELFIVEGDSALGTAKLARDSEFQALLPIRGKILNVQKSSISDMLKNAECGAIIQVIGAGSGRTFDIDQARYGKIVLLVDADVDGAHIRCLLLTLFQRYMRPMVEAGRVFAAVPPLHRVELSHPKKGQDRYVYTYSDNELRTTLLEFQRKGIQYKDSIQRYKGLGEMDADQLSETTMDPRFRTLRRINIGDLEGAERVFDLLMGNEVAPRKEFITSSAATLDRSRIDA; encoded by the coding sequence GTGACCGCCGAGACGTCCGTACCGTCCACAGCGCTGCTGACCGGAGCAGACCGGGACGGCGGTTCCAACTACACCGCGCGGCACCTGCTCGTCCTCGAAGGGCTGGAAGCGGTCCGCAAGCGGCCGGGCATGTACATCGGCTCGACCGACAGCCGCGGCCTGATGCACTGCCTCTGGGAGATCATCGACAACTCGGTCGACGAGGCCCTGGGCGGGCACTGCGACCACATCGAGGTGCTGCTGCACGACGACGGCTCCGTGGAGGTCCGCGACAACGGCCGCGGCATCCCGGTCGACGTCGAGCCCAAGACCGGGCTGTCGGGTGTCGAGGTCGTGATGACCAAACTGCACGCCGGCGGCAAGTTCGGCGGCGGCTCCTACGCGGCCTCCGGCGGGCTGCACGGCGTGGGCGCCTCCGTCGTCAACGCGCTGTCCAGCCGGCTCGACGTCGAGGTCGACCGCAACGGCAGCACCCACGCCGTCAGCTTCCGGCGCGGTGTGCCCGGCATCTTCACCGAGTCCGGCCCCGACGCCCCCTTCGACCCGACCAGCGGGCTGATCAAGAAGAAGCGGGTGCCCAAGAGCCGCACCGGCACCCGTGTCCGCTTCTGGGCCGACCGGCAGATCTTCCTCAAGGACGCCCGGCTCTCCCTGGAGAACCTGCACGCGCGGGCACGCCAGACCGCCTTCCTGGTGCCCGGCCTCACCCTCGTCGTCCGGGACGAGCGACGCCCCGCCGGCCCCGACGGCGAGCGGCAGGAGCCCTCCCAGGAGGTCTTCCGCTACGACGGCGGGATCAGCGAGTTCTGCGAATACCTCGCCCAGGACCGGGCCGTCTGCGACGTACTGCGCCTGACCGGCCAGGGCTCCTTCAAGGAGACCGTGCCCGTCCTCGACGACCGCGGCCACATGACCCCCACCGAGGTCACCCGCGAACTCGGGGTCGACATCGCGCTGCGCTGGGGCACCGGCTACGACACCACCGTCCGGTCGTTCGTGAACATCATCGCGACACCCAAGGGCGGCACCCACGTCTCCGGTTTCGAGCGGTCCCTCACCCGGACGGTCAACGAGGCGCTGCGCTCCGCCAAACTGCTCCGGGTCGCCGAGGACGACGTCAACAAGGACGACGCCATGGAAGGGCTCACGGCGGTCGTCACCGTCCGGCTGGCCGAGCCCCAGTTCGAGGGGCAGACCAAGGAGGTGCTGGGCACCTCCGCCGCCTCGCGGGTCGTCGCCACGGTCGTCGCCAAGGAGCTCAAGGCGTTCCTGACCTCCGCCAAGCGCGACACCAGACAGCAGGCACGCGCGGTGCTGGACAAGATCGTGGCAGCCGCCCGCACCCGCATCGCGGCCCGGCAGCACAAGGAGGCACAGCGGCGCAAGACGGCCCTGGAGTCCTCGTCCCTGCCGGCGAAGCTGGCGGACTGCCGCAGCGACGACGTGGACCGCAGCGAGCTGTTCATCGTCGAGGGCGACTCTGCGCTGGGCACCGCGAAGCTGGCCCGCGACTCCGAGTTCCAGGCGCTGCTGCCGATCCGGGGCAAGATCCTCAACGTCCAGAAGTCCTCGATCTCGGACATGCTCAAGAACGCCGAGTGCGGGGCGATCATCCAGGTCATAGGAGCCGGGTCCGGACGGACCTTCGACATCGACCAGGCCCGCTACGGCAAGATCGTGCTGCTGGTGGACGCCGACGTGGACGGTGCCCACATCCGCTGTCTGCTGCTGACGCTGTTCCAGCGCTACATGCGGCCGATGGTCGAGGCCGGACGGGTGTTCGCCGCGGTGCCCCCGCTGCACCGGGTGGAGCTGAGCCACCCCAAGAAGGGCCAGGACCGTTACGTCTACACGTACTCCGACAACGAGCTGCGCACCACGCTGCTGGAGTTCCAGCGCAAGGGGATCCAGTACAAGGACTCGATCCAGCGCTACAAGGGCCTCGGCGAGATGGACGCCGACCAGCTCTCGGAGACCACGATGGACCCCCGGTTCCGGACGCTGCGCCGGATCAACATCGGCGACCTGGAGGGAGCCGAGCGGGTCTTCGATCTGCTGATGGGCAACGAGGTCGCGCCGCGCAAGGAGTTCATCACCAGCTCCGCGGCCACGCTGGACCGCTCCCGTATCGACGCCTGA
- a CDS encoding ArsR/SmtB family transcription factor, giving the protein MQVPLYQAKAEFFRMLGHPVRIRVLELLQDGPMPVRDLLAAIGTEPSSLSQQLAVLRRSGIVTSTREGSTVVYALAGGDVADLMKAARRILTEMLAGRNELLAELREPGDLRR; this is encoded by the coding sequence TTGCAGGTCCCCCTCTACCAGGCCAAGGCGGAGTTCTTCCGCATGCTCGGGCATCCCGTCCGCATCCGGGTGCTGGAACTCCTCCAGGACGGCCCCATGCCCGTACGGGACCTGCTCGCCGCCATCGGCACCGAGCCGTCCAGCCTCTCCCAGCAGCTCGCCGTGCTGCGCCGCTCCGGCATCGTGACCTCGACCCGCGAGGGGTCCACCGTGGTCTACGCCCTGGCCGGCGGCGACGTGGCGGACCTGATGAAGGCGGCCCGGCGGATCCTCACCGAGATGCTGGCCGGCCGCAACGAACTGCTGGCCGAACTGCGGGAGCCCGGGGACCTGCGACGGTGA
- a CDS encoding sucrase ferredoxin produces the protein MSTCAAASRELSEPLAGTAATARTWLLIEQPGPWGAKALTSSHLDPALGRALETAAAGTGVRVALIRRPGRHADHPGGRERRVHLAHTLPGRSWTRTALLTDPADLLELDFPALGAGEHGGLWEPYEGDPLVLVCTNGKRDRCCALLGRPLVDELAATGEAVWEVTHIGGHRFAPTLFVLPYGYAYGRVTARAVKEILHAVRDGQVVTANARGRSAWERPAQAADLAVREHTGEDRADALRITRTEPHPAGAAEPGGWSVTVEHADGRVWRVEVGRGTSLPPRPESCGAVPGSPARMDVTALREVTVRTA, from the coding sequence GTGAGCACGTGCGCGGCGGCATCCCGGGAACTGTCCGAACCCCTGGCCGGGACGGCCGCCACCGCCCGGACCTGGCTGCTGATCGAACAGCCGGGCCCCTGGGGTGCCAAAGCGCTCACATCCAGCCACCTCGACCCCGCCCTCGGCCGCGCCCTGGAAACCGCCGCCGCCGGCACCGGGGTCCGCGTCGCCCTCATCCGCAGGCCCGGCCGGCACGCGGACCACCCCGGGGGCCGCGAGCGCCGGGTCCACCTCGCCCACACCCTGCCGGGCCGCTCCTGGACCCGTACGGCCCTCCTCACCGATCCGGCGGATCTGCTGGAGCTGGACTTCCCCGCCCTCGGCGCCGGTGAGCACGGCGGCCTCTGGGAGCCGTACGAGGGCGATCCGCTCGTCCTCGTCTGCACCAACGGCAAGCGCGACCGGTGCTGCGCCCTGCTCGGCCGGCCGCTGGTCGACGAACTCGCCGCCACGGGTGAGGCCGTCTGGGAGGTCACCCACATCGGCGGCCACCGCTTCGCGCCGACCCTGTTCGTCCTCCCGTACGGCTACGCCTACGGCCGCGTCACCGCCCGGGCCGTCAAGGAGATCCTGCACGCCGTCCGCGACGGCCAGGTGGTGACGGCGAACGCCCGCGGCCGCTCCGCCTGGGAGCGGCCCGCACAGGCCGCCGACCTGGCGGTCCGGGAGCACACCGGAGAGGACCGCGCCGACGCGCTGCGGATCACCCGCACCGAGCCCCACCCGGCCGGCGCCGCGGAGCCGGGCGGCTGGAGTGTGACCGTGGAGCACGCCGACGGCCGCGTCTGGCGGGTGGAGGTCGGGCGGGGCACCTCGCTGCCGCCCCGCCCCGAGAGCTGCGGCGCGGTACCGGGGAGCCCGGCCAGGATGGACGTGACCGCGCTGCGGGAGGTCACCGTCCGTACGGCCTGA
- a CDS encoding S1 family peptidase, whose translation MRPISRTLAGALSLIPAAAAVSLVTAPPAAADSVVVGGRQVSTEERPWAVALASRDRFGDTRSGQFCGGVVVAPRTVLTAAHCVSRAVLGVDVSAVGDLTVIAGRDDLRSTGGEELPVREVRVNPDYDSATNAGDLAVLTVERGLDGEGLPLARSGDEAYRPGTPAEVYGWGDTTGRGGYASVLHAARVRILEDGICERAYPGSADGTYTPAFMVCAGDNGGGGDACQGDSGGPLVARGRLVGLVSWGSGCGAADSPGVYTRMSAMERVVSREGASRPETSQQG comes from the coding sequence ATGCGTCCCATCTCGCGCACCCTGGCCGGGGCCCTGTCCCTGATACCGGCGGCCGCGGCGGTGTCCCTGGTGACGGCTCCGCCCGCGGCCGCGGACAGTGTGGTGGTGGGCGGCCGGCAGGTCAGTACGGAGGAGAGGCCCTGGGCGGTCGCCCTGGCGAGCCGTGACCGCTTCGGCGACACCCGGTCCGGGCAGTTCTGCGGCGGGGTCGTGGTGGCGCCGCGGACCGTTCTCACGGCGGCGCACTGCGTGAGCCGCGCGGTGCTGGGCGTGGACGTCTCGGCGGTCGGCGATCTCACGGTCATCGCGGGGCGGGACGATCTGCGCTCCACCGGGGGCGAGGAGCTGCCGGTGCGGGAGGTCCGGGTGAACCCGGACTACGACAGCGCCACCAACGCGGGGGACCTGGCCGTGCTCACGGTGGAGCGGGGGCTGGACGGGGAGGGTCTGCCGCTGGCGAGGAGCGGGGACGAGGCGTACCGGCCGGGCACCCCGGCCGAGGTCTACGGCTGGGGCGACACGACGGGGCGGGGCGGGTACGCGTCGGTGCTGCACGCGGCCCGGGTGCGGATTCTGGAGGACGGGATCTGCGAGCGGGCCTACCCGGGCAGCGCCGACGGGACGTACACGCCCGCGTTCATGGTCTGCGCGGGGGACAACGGTGGCGGCGGTGACGCCTGCCAGGGGGACAGCGGAGGGCCGCTGGTGGCCCGGGGCCGCCTGGTGGGGCTGGTCTCCTGGGGCAGCGGCTGTGGCGCGGCGGACAGCCCCGGTGTCTACACCAGGATGTCCGCGATGGAACGTGTGGTCTCCCGGGAGGGAGCTTCCCGGCCGGAAACCTCCCAGCAGGGGTGA
- a CDS encoding FadR/GntR family transcriptional regulator — MLFTKDLKGVRGVADKGCVSTLAHTTMTAARPVDSGLSGPGELDRYPYAEGPVGERAAGPSWEGGGSEAGRVGRRTAGNRGRGLHGQLVQQLGQMIVSGDLGADRPLVPEEIGQRFEVSRTVVRESLRVLEAKGLVSARPNVGTRVRPVSDWNLLDPDIIEWRAFGPQRDDQRRELFELRWTIEPLAARLAAGHDREEAQQRLTDMTDIMSRALAQGDALTFGRADAEFHSLLLQLGGNRMLEHLSGIVSSALQVSGGPATGCDRPTESSVGHHVRIVEAVGAGDAAGAESAMRQLLTIHPDVEHVVPAPREH; from the coding sequence GTGCTTTTCACCAAAGACCTCAAGGGTGTCCGGGGGGTGGCCGACAAAGGATGCGTGAGTACCCTTGCGCACACCACGATGACCGCGGCTCGCCCCGTCGACTCCGGCCTCTCCGGCCCGGGCGAGCTTGACCGTTACCCCTACGCGGAGGGCCCGGTGGGCGAGCGTGCCGCCGGCCCCTCCTGGGAGGGAGGCGGCTCGGAGGCGGGCCGGGTCGGCCGCCGCACGGCAGGAAACCGGGGCCGCGGACTGCACGGCCAGCTCGTCCAGCAGCTCGGGCAGATGATCGTCTCCGGTGACCTGGGCGCGGACCGCCCCCTCGTCCCCGAGGAGATCGGGCAGCGCTTCGAGGTCTCCCGCACCGTGGTGCGGGAGTCGCTGCGGGTCCTTGAGGCCAAGGGTCTCGTGAGTGCCCGGCCGAACGTGGGCACGCGCGTCCGCCCCGTCAGCGACTGGAACCTCCTGGACCCGGACATCATCGAGTGGCGCGCCTTTGGGCCGCAGCGCGACGACCAGCGCCGGGAACTGTTCGAGCTGCGCTGGACCATCGAACCGCTCGCCGCTCGGCTGGCGGCCGGGCACGACCGCGAGGAGGCGCAGCAGCGTCTCACCGACATGACCGACATCATGAGCCGCGCGCTGGCCCAGGGTGACGCCCTCACCTTCGGCCGGGCCGACGCCGAGTTCCACTCCCTGCTGCTCCAGCTCGGGGGCAACCGCATGCTCGAGCACCTGTCGGGCATCGTGTCCTCCGCGCTCCAGGTCTCCGGTGGGCCCGCCACCGGCTGCGACCGGCCGACCGAGAGTTCCGTCGGCCACCACGTCCGCATCGTCGAGGCCGTCGGCGCGGGTGACGCGGCCGGCGCCGAGTCCGCCATGCGTCAGCTGCTCACCATCCACCCCGATGTCGAGCATGTGGTGCCCGCCCCGCGCGAGCACTGA
- a CDS encoding RNA polymerase sigma factor, translating to MSASTSRTLPPEIAESESVMALIERGKADGQIAGDDVRRAFEADQIPPTQWKNVLRSLNQVLDEEGVTLMVSAAEAPKRTRKSVAAKSPAKRTATKTVPAKTAATRKAAAPAEAAPGAEEAVDGSVAETPAAPAAPARKAAVKKTAAKKTTAKKTAAKKTTAKKATAKKDADELLEGADGATEEAGPAAGKPGEATEGGDQPENQGFVLSDDDEDDAPAQQVAAAGATADPVKDYLKQIGKVPLLNAEQEVELAKRIEAGLFAEDKLANSDKLAPKLKRELEIIAEDGRRAKNHLLEANLRLVVSLAKRYTGRGMLFLDLIQEGNLGLIRAVEKFDYTKGYKFSTYATWWIRQAITRAMADQARTIRIPVHMVEVINKLARVQRQMLQDLGREPTPEELAKELDMTPEKVIEVQKYGREPISLHTPLGEDGDSEFGDLIEDSEAVVPADAVSFTLLQEQLHSVLDTLSEREAGVVSMRFGLTDGQPKTLDEIGKVYGVTRERIRQIESKTMSKLRHPSRSQVLRDYLD from the coding sequence GTGTCGGCCAGCACATCCCGTACGCTCCCGCCGGAGATCGCCGAATCCGAGTCTGTCATGGCGCTCATCGAGCGGGGAAAGGCTGATGGGCAGATCGCCGGCGACGACGTGCGTCGGGCCTTCGAGGCTGACCAGATTCCGCCAACCCAGTGGAAGAACGTTCTGCGCAGCCTCAACCAGGTCCTCGACGAGGAGGGTGTGACGCTGATGGTCAGTGCCGCAGAGGCGCCCAAGCGCACCCGCAAGAGCGTCGCAGCGAAGAGTCCGGCGAAGCGCACCGCCACCAAGACCGTCCCGGCCAAGACGGCCGCGACCAGGAAGGCCGCCGCCCCCGCCGAGGCCGCCCCGGGCGCGGAGGAGGCGGTGGACGGCTCGGTCGCCGAGACCCCGGCGGCTCCGGCGGCCCCGGCCAGGAAGGCGGCCGTGAAGAAGACCGCGGCCAAGAAGACCACCGCCAAGAAGACGGCGGCCAAGAAGACCACCGCCAAGAAGGCCACCGCCAAGAAGGACGCCGACGAGCTGCTCGAGGGCGCGGACGGCGCGACGGAGGAGGCCGGTCCGGCGGCCGGAAAGCCGGGCGAGGCCACCGAGGGCGGCGACCAGCCGGAGAACCAGGGTTTCGTCCTCTCCGACGACGACGAGGACGACGCGCCCGCGCAGCAGGTCGCGGCCGCCGGTGCCACCGCCGACCCGGTGAAGGACTACCTCAAGCAGATCGGCAAGGTGCCGCTGCTCAACGCCGAGCAGGAGGTCGAGCTCGCCAAGCGCATCGAGGCGGGGCTGTTCGCCGAGGACAAGCTGGCGAACTCCGACAAGCTCGCCCCGAAGCTCAAGCGCGAGCTGGAGATCATCGCCGAGGACGGCCGGCGGGCCAAGAACCACCTGCTGGAGGCCAACCTCCGGCTGGTGGTCTCGCTGGCCAAGCGCTACACCGGCCGCGGCATGCTTTTCCTGGACCTGATTCAGGAGGGCAACCTCGGTCTCATCCGCGCCGTCGAGAAGTTCGACTACACCAAGGGCTACAAGTTCTCCACCTATGCCACCTGGTGGATCCGGCAGGCGATCACCCGCGCCATGGCCGACCAGGCCCGCACCATCCGTATCCCGGTGCACATGGTCGAGGTCATCAACAAGCTCGCGCGCGTGCAGCGCCAGATGCTCCAGGACCTGGGCCGCGAGCCCACCCCGGAGGAGCTGGCCAAGGAGCTCGACATGACCCCGGAGAAGGTCATCGAGGTCCAGAAGTACGGCCGTGAGCCGATCTCCCTGCACACCCCGCTGGGCGAGGACGGTGACAGCGAGTTCGGTGACCTCATCGAGGACTCGGAGGCCGTCGTCCCGGCCGACGCGGTCAGCTTCACGCTGCTCCAGGAGCAGCTGCACTCGGTGCTCGACACGCTCAGTGAGCGTGAGGCGGGGGTGGTGTCGATGCGCTTCGGGCTCACCGACGGCCAGCCCAAGACGCTGGACGAGATCGGCAAGGTCTACGGCGTGACGCGTGAGCGCATCCGGCAGATCGAGTCGAAGACGATGTCGAAGCTGCGGCATCCGTCGCGTTCCCAGGTGCTCCGCGACTACCTCGACTGA